From a single Oncorhynchus nerka isolate Pitt River linkage group LG11, Oner_Uvic_2.0, whole genome shotgun sequence genomic region:
- the LOC115125948 gene encoding reticulon-4 receptor-like 1: MFKGGCGLEFLLVLCGLELSWSCPHHCICYTAPSTVSCQAHNFLSVPEGIPPHSERIFLQNNKIHRLLQGHFSPTTVTLWIYSNNITYIEPSTFHGFAQLEELDLGDNRHLRSLAADTFHGLGRLHALHLYRCGLSALPSNIFQGLRNLQYLYLQDNHLEFLQDDIFVDLHNLSHLFLHGNRLWSLHQNTFRGLGALDRLLLHHNQLQWVDRLAFHDLRRLTTLYLFNNSLTELSGDCLALLPALEYLRLNDNPWECDCKALSLWDWLKRFRGSTSSVGCQAPAELAGKDLKQLRKEDFPNCSGSESLHQSKTWAGTDKVSLKKEPHPVPPPHSHPHRPHHNESPHYPSPPSPLPHPPPSVSGEGTASEGQPGVAPPQRPGRARNCTRQRVRGGKGKGQNEVHTLKEMADKEYSSPDFEGGKYDHTSPDGTVTRRKHKCPPRTTVRPPSGVQQATNRATFSQPLIHLNAIMGALLPMTIAHILR, translated from the exons GCTGCGGGCTGGAGTTCCTGCTGGTTCTCTGTGGTCTGGAGCTTTCCTGGTCCTGCCCACACCACTGTATCTGCTACACCGCGCCCAGTACTGTCAGCTGCCAGGCACACAACTTCCTGTCCGTCCCCGAAGGCATTCCCCCGCACAGCGAGCGCATCTTCCTGCAGAACAACAAGATCCACCGGCTGCTGCAGGGCCATTTCAGCCCCACCACAGTCACACTGTGGATCTACTCCAACAACATCACCTACATCGAGCCCTCCACCTTCCACGGCTTCGCCCAGCTGGAGGAGCTGGACCTGGGGGACAACCGTCACCTGCGTTCCCTGGCTGCAGACACCTTCCATGGGCTGGGTCGGCTCCATGCTCTGCACCTGTACCGCTGTGGGCTCAGTGCGCTGCCCAGTAACATCTTCCAGGGGCTACGCAACCTGCAGTATCTCTACCTACAG GATAATCACCTGGAGTTCCTGCAGGATGACATCTTTGTGGACCTCCACAACCTGAGCCACCTATTCCTGCATGGGAACCGTCTGTGGTCGCTGCACCAGAACACCTTCCGGGGGCTGGGGGCCCTGGACCGCCTGCTGCTGCACCACAACCAGCTGCAGTGGGTGGACCGCCTGGCCTTCCACGACCTGCGTCGCCTCACCACCCTCTACCTGTTCAACAACTCACTGACCGAGCTGTCTGGAGACTGCCTGGCACTGCTGCCTGCCCTGGAGTACCTGCGCCTCAACGACAACCCCTGGGAGTGTGACTGCAAGGCCCTGTCGCTGTGGGACTGGCTCAAACGCTTCAGAGGTTCTACTTCGTCCGTAGGCTGTCAGGCCCCGGCCGAGCTGGCTGGGAAGGACCTCAAGCAGCTCCGCAAGGAGGACTTCCCCAACTGCTCTGGCTCTGAGTCCTTGCACCAGAGCAAGACCTGGGCCGGGACTGATAAGGTGTCTCTGAAGAAGGAGCCACACCCGGTGCCACCGCCTCACTCCCACCCCCACCGTCCTCACCACAACGAGTCACCACACTATCCCTCGCCACCCTCGCCTCTGCCCCATCCACCCCCGTCCGTAAGCGGGGAGGGCACAGCATCAGAGGGACAACCTGGGGTGGCGCCCCCTCAGAGGCCAGGCCGCGCTCGGAACTGCACCCGCCAGCGCGTCAGGGGAGGCAAGGGGAAGGGGCAGAACGAGGTGCATACCTTAAAGGAGATGGCCGATAAGGAGTATTCCTCGCCCGATTTTGAAGGGGGCAAATATGACCACACGTCCCCGGATGGCACGGTCACGCGGAGGAAGCATAAGTGCCCTCCCCGGACCACTGTTCGCCCCCCTAGTGGGGTGCAACAAGCCACCAATAGGGCCACGTTCTCCCAGCCCTTAATACATCTCAATGCCATAATGGGAGCTTTGTTGCCCATGACCATTGCCCATATTCTCCGCTGa